One genomic region from Candidatus Xiphinematobacter sp. encodes:
- a CDS encoding D-alanyl-D-alanine carboxypeptidase translates to MVIPVPEANANLRSYKELITFNRRHPFHKASPPVLTAKAVVLFDAHTGTILFRQNETQPRQVASTQKLLTALIVAENGGLDKPVTIKRSDTMEPPLKLGLRPGETYTRRTLLTVMLMKSANDVAAALARDNAGSVAAFAEKMNRRMVELHGNTSHFANPNGLPLNGQYSTARDMAIVARAVYAYPLLRAIINCRTYHFYFNDGKIRLLCNTNHLLKYAFCNGMKTGYTRGAGHCLIASGKWGEKEVIAVILGVSVRLRIWGEAQSLLAYGLGMRPEEVTAARLVSPSRTGVARSPFKSKKTFGRG, encoded by the coding sequence GCAAACCTTCGCTCTTACAAAGAGCTAATTACTTTCAACAGACGACACCCCTTTCATAAGGCTAGTCCTCCGGTTCTTACCGCAAAGGCGGTAGTGTTATTTGACGCCCACACAGGCACAATACTGTTTAGACAAAACGAGACCCAGCCAAGACAAGTCGCTAGTACCCAAAAGCTTCTTACCGCCCTGATTGTTGCGGAAAATGGCGGTCTAGACAAACCTGTAACCATCAAAAGATCTGATACTATGGAGCCTCCTCTTAAGTTAGGGCTACGGCCTGGGGAAACATATACTCGCCGCACGCTCCTTACCGTAATGTTAATGAAAAGTGCAAACGATGTAGCTGCTGCCCTGGCACGAGATAATGCGGGCAGCGTAGCGGCTTTCGCAGAAAAGATGAATCGGCGTATGGTCGAGTTACACGGTAACACCTCCCACTTTGCCAATCCTAATGGCCTACCACTAAATGGACAGTACTCCACCGCACGAGACATGGCTATTGTTGCAAGAGCCGTGTACGCTTATCCTCTCCTGCGGGCTATTATCAACTGCCGCACCTACCACTTTTACTTTAACGATGGAAAAATTAGATTGCTCTGCAACACCAATCATCTCCTAAAATATGCCTTTTGCAATGGTATGAAAACTGGGTATACCAGGGGCGCTGGCCATTGCCTGATCGCGAGTGGCAAATGGGGGGAAAAAGAGGTAATTGCGGTGATTCTCGGGGTGTCTGTACGCTTGAGGATATGGGGAGAAGCGCAAAGCTTACTAGCCTATGGGCTCGGAATGCGGCCTGAGGAGGTCACTGCTGCACGGCTCGTCTCCCCGTCCAGAACGGGCGTGGCCCGTTCTCCGTTTAAATCCAAAAAGACGTTTGGGAGGGGATAA
- a CDS encoding UvrD-helicase domain-containing protein: MAAVRAKVGASLVIAGAGSGKTRTLTHRVAWLLELGVPAKNILLLTFTNKAAREMLGRVTALIPQGSDGIWGGTFHAIGNRILRVHADRLGFHRGFSILDREDQQRMIASVVKEEGLLATGEHFPKAEVLSAIFSLAVNAADPISAVLARHYPYFTVLAEQIGHIATVFKRRKYEANSMDFDDLLAKPLELLEAYGDIAEFYGEKFSHILVDEYQDINQLQSKFVERLAARHGNIMAVGDDAQSIYSWRGAHFKTILDFPKRHPSASVFRIETNHRSTPEILSVANVVIYANKNQFKKTLVAARPSRGNKPTLASLSTSAEQASFVAERIVGFQESGMSLSDIAVLYRAHYHSMEVQLELTRQAIPFFITSGPRFFEQTHVKDMLAFVRFVANSRDEFAFKRMVQLIPGIGIRSAASFWKETATLFGSRNDFSPLFKLKVPSKSKRSWSHLACFLERSKSFLSSPASLIEAVLSTVYGDYMKARFSDCDTRREDIHTLIAFARNFENCEDFLSQLALLGAGDATDKTPSSYKPEKVTLSSIHQAKGLEWKVVFLIWLAEGMFPNARSLENPEDLEEERRLFYVGITRCRDELYFSYPKFGLGIRGKAFYSPSRFLRGIPQWIIDRL, translated from the coding sequence ATGGCTGCTGTAAGAGCTAAAGTAGGGGCTAGTTTGGTAATTGCCGGAGCAGGAAGCGGAAAAACTCGCACCTTGACTCACCGGGTAGCCTGGCTACTGGAGTTGGGGGTTCCAGCAAAAAATATCCTTCTTTTGACATTTACCAACAAAGCGGCGAGAGAGATGCTCGGGCGCGTCACTGCCTTGATTCCACAAGGCAGTGACGGCATTTGGGGAGGGACATTCCATGCCATTGGGAATCGCATCCTGCGCGTCCATGCGGACAGGCTTGGATTTCATCGGGGATTTTCTATCCTTGATCGTGAGGATCAACAGAGGATGATTGCTTCCGTAGTGAAGGAGGAAGGATTACTCGCCACAGGCGAGCATTTCCCGAAAGCAGAAGTACTTTCAGCAATCTTTAGTCTGGCAGTTAATGCCGCGGATCCTATCTCAGCTGTTTTAGCGCGTCACTACCCCTATTTTACTGTTCTGGCAGAACAGATTGGGCACATAGCCACCGTGTTCAAGAGACGCAAGTACGAAGCTAATTCCATGGATTTCGACGATTTGCTCGCTAAACCCCTCGAGCTACTGGAGGCGTACGGAGACATCGCAGAGTTTTACGGGGAAAAATTCTCCCACATCCTGGTGGATGAATACCAGGACATCAATCAACTTCAGTCTAAATTTGTGGAGCGACTAGCTGCTAGACACGGGAATATTATGGCGGTTGGGGATGATGCGCAGTCGATTTACTCTTGGAGAGGGGCACACTTCAAGACCATCCTGGATTTTCCCAAACGCCATCCTAGCGCTTCCGTTTTTCGAATAGAGACCAACCACCGCAGCACCCCAGAGATCCTTTCCGTGGCCAATGTAGTGATCTATGCCAACAAAAACCAGTTCAAAAAAACACTAGTTGCGGCACGCCCCTCTAGGGGAAACAAGCCAACTTTAGCGTCGCTTTCCACAAGTGCTGAACAGGCCTCTTTTGTGGCCGAACGTATCGTCGGTTTCCAGGAAAGCGGCATGTCGCTCAGCGACATAGCCGTCCTATATCGTGCTCATTACCATTCAATGGAGGTCCAACTAGAACTTACTCGTCAAGCCATCCCTTTTTTTATTACGAGTGGACCGCGGTTTTTTGAGCAGACCCACGTCAAGGACATGCTAGCGTTTGTAAGATTTGTAGCAAATTCGAGGGACGAATTTGCCTTCAAACGTATGGTCCAGTTGATTCCAGGCATCGGGATAAGGTCCGCGGCATCTTTCTGGAAAGAGACTGCTACGCTTTTTGGAAGCAGGAACGATTTCTCCCCTCTATTCAAGCTGAAGGTCCCATCAAAATCTAAACGGAGCTGGTCTCATCTGGCTTGTTTCCTGGAAAGATCAAAATCTTTCCTGTCATCTCCTGCTTCCTTAATCGAGGCGGTTCTATCTACCGTCTATGGGGATTACATGAAAGCGCGTTTTTCCGATTGTGACACTAGGCGGGAAGACATTCACACCCTGATAGCATTTGCACGGAACTTCGAGAATTGTGAAGACTTCCTCTCTCAACTTGCCCTGCTTGGAGCCGGAGACGCTACTGACAAGACTCCATCGTCCTATAAACCTGAAAAGGTGACCCTCTCTTCAATCCATCAAGCTAAAGGACTGGAGTGGAAAGTCGTTTTCTTGATTTGGCTGGCGGAAGGCATGTTTCCTAATGCACGCTCCCTGGAAAATCCGGAAGACCTGGAGGAAGAGCGACGGTTGTTTTACGTTGGTATAACGCGCTGTAGAGATGAACTCTATTTCAGTTATCCTAAATTTGGCTTGGGGATTCGCGGTAAAGCCTTTTACTCTCCTTCCCGATTCCTTCGGGGCATCCCGCAATGGATCATAGATCGGCTATAA
- the pdxH gene encoding pyridoxamine 5'-phosphate oxidase gives MKEKSFTEERKDYRLGRLRKKDLPPDPIDQFFLWLNEAFVARITEPTAMSLATVDLDGSPLLRTVLLKRVDQRGFIFFTNLKSRKASQLQKNATAALLFPWLLLERQVIITGKAQPLSPAEASEYFLSRPRKSQLSTWASPQSQIVPSRMFLEREWEAIESKFREREIPVPPFWGGFCVTPKTIEFWQGGQHRLHDRLQYRKDTRNVWVIDRLAP, from the coding sequence ATGAAGGAAAAGAGTTTCACAGAAGAACGGAAGGATTACCGTCTTGGACGATTGCGCAAGAAAGACCTGCCCCCTGACCCCATAGACCAGTTTTTCCTCTGGCTTAACGAGGCTTTCGTCGCGAGGATAACAGAGCCGACCGCAATGAGTCTAGCTACCGTTGACTTAGATGGCAGCCCACTCCTCCGGACTGTTTTGTTAAAGAGGGTAGACCAACGCGGCTTTATATTTTTCACTAACTTGAAGAGCCGTAAGGCCAGCCAGCTGCAAAAGAACGCGACTGCTGCACTGTTGTTTCCTTGGTTACTCTTAGAACGCCAAGTCATCATTACTGGAAAGGCCCAGCCATTGTCTCCAGCAGAAGCTTCCGAGTATTTTCTCTCCCGTCCCCGCAAGAGCCAGCTATCCACCTGGGCATCTCCTCAAAGCCAGATTGTCCCCTCCCGGATGTTCCTAGAAAGGGAGTGGGAAGCCATCGAGAGCAAATTTAGGGAAAGAGAAATTCCTGTTCCTCCTTTTTGGGGTGGCTTTTGCGTAACCCCGAAAACAATTGAATTCTGGCAGGGTGGACAACATCGCCTACATGATCGCTTACAGTATAGAAAAGATACTCGGAATGTTTGGGTAATTGATCGCCTTGCTCCGTAG
- a CDS encoding triose-phosphate isomerase, with amino-acid sequence MRKKIIAANWKMYMTVTETENFYRAFSAEVPRNNRFEILIAPPATALAKLSELNARASQRIRLAAQNMFYEESGAYTGEISPTMLRELFVQYVLLGHSERRQIFGESDVLIARKVCAALHYRLCPILCIGETRGQRDAGKEKEVLEHQLRVALQEVESSKLESIVVAYEPVWAIGAEQSATPEQAQQSHTFIRCVLTHLFDSAIAVKIPIQYGGNVHAANVVEFLSQPDIDGVLVGRASLEARKFADIIKAANELP; translated from the coding sequence ATGCGCAAGAAAATTATTGCCGCTAACTGGAAGATGTACATGACAGTGACAGAAACTGAGAATTTCTATCGCGCTTTTTCTGCCGAAGTTCCACGAAACAACCGATTCGAAATCCTCATTGCTCCTCCTGCTACGGCGCTAGCAAAACTTTCTGAGCTTAACGCTCGTGCTTCTCAAAGAATCCGTCTTGCTGCACAAAATATGTTTTATGAGGAATCTGGAGCCTATACTGGAGAGATTAGCCCTACAATGCTTAGGGAACTATTTGTCCAATATGTTCTCTTGGGACACAGCGAACGTCGGCAGATTTTTGGGGAAAGTGATGTTCTAATTGCTAGGAAAGTATGCGCGGCTTTGCACTATAGACTGTGTCCCATCCTTTGTATCGGAGAAACTCGGGGGCAACGAGATGCTGGGAAAGAAAAAGAAGTTTTGGAGCACCAGCTACGCGTTGCTCTACAAGAAGTAGAGTCCTCAAAGTTAGAAAGCATTGTGGTTGCTTACGAGCCTGTTTGGGCTATTGGTGCGGAACAGAGCGCGACCCCGGAACAGGCACAGCAGTCACACACCTTCATCCGTTGCGTTCTCACGCACCTTTTTGATTCAGCGATCGCCGTAAAAATTCCGATCCAATACGGAGGAAATGTTCACGCTGCCAATGTAGTCGAGTTTCTCTCACAGCCAGATATTGATGGGGTGCTTGTAGGTAGGGCTAGTTTAGAAGCACGTAAGTTCGCAGACATAATAAAGGCTGCTAACGAGCTACCCTAG
- a CDS encoding phosphoglycerate kinase translates to MVATKLSLRDLEVCGKHVLVRADFNVPIEDSCLVDDTRVVESLPTLLFLRKRGARVVLLSHLGRPEGKPVAKLSLRPVFKHLQRLLGNGGRNVFFCPECVGPLARAAVLALKDGDILLLENVRFHPGEETNDSIFSAELAQLGEIYVNDAFGATHRAHASTVGIAAHLPVSATGLLVERELHFLQGQLKSPRKPFLVLLGGAKVSDKIGVIGALIERADKFLIGGAMAYTFLKAQGIPVGNSLLGTDNCDLARRLLSLSKARGLEFFLPLDAVETLKVRPGALCRNTPIFSQSTGITRGWIGVDIGVKTRALYSAEIARASTILWNGPLGVFEIQEFSSGTRAIAEAIAANPMSVSIVGGGDSVTAVKSFDLGDKMTFLSTGGGASLRLLEGNHLPGIEALTDKK, encoded by the coding sequence CTGGTGGCTACTAAACTTTCTCTGCGAGACCTCGAAGTTTGCGGGAAACATGTGCTGGTTCGTGCAGACTTTAATGTACCCATCGAGGATTCCTGCCTTGTTGATGACACACGCGTTGTAGAAAGCTTGCCGACTCTGCTCTTTCTGAGAAAGAGGGGGGCGCGCGTCGTTTTGCTATCCCATCTTGGGCGTCCTGAGGGTAAGCCGGTCGCGAAGTTATCTCTTAGGCCGGTATTTAAACATCTTCAGAGACTACTCGGTAATGGTGGCAGGAACGTCTTCTTTTGTCCAGAATGTGTGGGTCCACTTGCTAGGGCAGCGGTGCTTGCACTAAAAGATGGTGACATTCTCCTCCTGGAGAATGTCCGTTTCCATCCTGGAGAGGAAACAAATGATTCTATATTTTCTGCAGAGCTTGCTCAGCTCGGGGAGATCTATGTTAATGATGCCTTTGGCGCTACTCACCGTGCCCATGCCTCAACTGTAGGTATAGCTGCTCACCTTCCTGTCTCTGCCACCGGTCTGCTTGTGGAAAGGGAACTCCACTTTTTACAGGGACAGCTTAAAAGCCCCAGGAAACCCTTTCTAGTCCTCCTAGGGGGGGCAAAGGTATCAGACAAGATTGGTGTTATTGGGGCTCTTATAGAAAGAGCAGACAAATTTTTAATTGGTGGAGCCATGGCTTATACTTTTTTAAAGGCTCAAGGAATACCAGTTGGGAATAGCTTGCTAGGGACAGACAATTGCGATCTTGCTAGAAGGCTCCTATCCCTGTCGAAGGCAAGGGGTCTTGAGTTTTTTCTTCCACTGGATGCTGTCGAAACCCTAAAAGTCAGGCCTGGAGCGTTGTGTAGGAATACCCCCATTTTCTCCCAGAGCACGGGTATTACTCGCGGTTGGATTGGAGTGGATATTGGGGTAAAAACTCGGGCTCTTTACTCTGCAGAAATTGCACGCGCATCTACCATTTTATGGAATGGTCCTCTAGGCGTGTTCGAGATCCAGGAATTCTCTTCCGGGACACGTGCCATTGCAGAAGCAATTGCTGCTAATCCTATGTCCGTTTCCATAGTAGGGGGAGGGGATTCGGTTACCGCGGTTAAAAGTTTTGACCTAGGAGACAAGATGACTTTTCTTTCCACGGGGGGTGGGGCCTCCTTGAGGCTCCTAGAAGGGAATCATTTACCTGGTATTGAGGCACTCACAGATAAAAAATAG
- the gap gene encoding type I glyceraldehyde-3-phosphate dehydrogenase, with protein MINVGINGFGRIGRLVFRAIIEQGLLGKTVQVVAINDLVAANNLAYLLKYDSTQGRFLGEVYSEKSSPFTRDDDVLVVGDCRIPCLSIQDGPSAIPWKSLNADIVIESTGLFTEAIQARGHLDAGAGRVIISAPAKGEDITIVMGVNHARYDPKKHRIISNASCTTNCLAPLVHVLFQEEIGLEEGFLTTVHSYTATQKAVDSPSRRDWRGGRSAAINIIPATTGAAEAVAFVIPKVQGKLTGMAFRVPTPTVSVVDLTVRTARETSYREICAAMERASKTYLSGVLATTSDEVVSSDFVHDTRSSIFDAGSGIELNSRFFKLVSWYDNEWGYSNRCVDLLRHIGGVNSGGY; from the coding sequence ATGATAAACGTTGGCATCAATGGATTTGGTAGGATCGGCCGATTGGTTTTCCGGGCCATCATAGAACAGGGATTACTTGGAAAGACAGTTCAGGTGGTGGCTATTAATGATTTGGTAGCTGCCAACAACTTGGCCTATCTCCTTAAGTATGACTCCACGCAGGGGAGGTTTTTAGGTGAGGTATATAGTGAAAAATCATCTCCCTTCACAAGGGATGATGACGTTTTAGTCGTAGGAGACTGCAGGATACCCTGCTTGTCCATCCAAGACGGACCCTCCGCCATCCCCTGGAAATCCCTCAATGCGGACATTGTTATCGAGAGTACTGGGCTATTTACGGAAGCTATTCAGGCCAGAGGGCACCTAGATGCCGGCGCTGGCCGGGTAATTATCTCCGCCCCGGCTAAGGGGGAGGATATTACCATTGTGATGGGTGTCAACCACGCAAGATATGATCCCAAAAAACACCGCATTATCTCTAATGCCAGTTGTACTACTAATTGCCTCGCCCCACTGGTCCACGTGCTTTTTCAGGAGGAGATAGGACTGGAGGAGGGTTTTCTGACCACCGTTCATAGTTATACAGCCACACAGAAAGCGGTGGATAGTCCCTCAAGAAGGGATTGGAGAGGGGGGCGCTCAGCAGCAATTAACATCATCCCAGCCACTACCGGGGCAGCGGAGGCTGTTGCCTTTGTAATTCCAAAGGTTCAAGGTAAACTCACGGGTATGGCATTTCGTGTCCCGACACCAACGGTTTCTGTAGTTGATCTCACCGTACGTACAGCCAGGGAGACTAGTTATCGAGAGATTTGCGCCGCCATGGAAAGGGCTAGTAAAACCTACTTGAGTGGCGTCCTGGCTACTACTAGTGACGAAGTAGTCAGCAGCGATTTCGTTCATGACACTCGCTCCAGCATTTTTGATGCTGGATCTGGTATCGAGCTAAATAGTAGATTCTTTAAGCTCGTCAGCTGGTACGATAACGAGTGGGGTTATTCAAATCGGTGTGTGGACTTACTGCGGCATATTGGTGGTGTGAACTCTGGTGGCTACTAA
- a CDS encoding shikimate kinase, whose amino-acid sequence MQPGQVLDNILLIGFMGSGKSSVGRQLAISQGKRFIDIDKEIVDACGLALCTLFYREGEEGFRNWESCTLRRLSGQQGMILSTGGGIVLREENRVLLRKMGIVVWLDATAGTLFERAMRSKERPLLQGEENPWKKFTSLLDLRRGLYRGLSDLYIDSSHLTHEEVTSKIMEDVATWKHNSAHHAAH is encoded by the coding sequence ATGCAGCCTGGACAAGTGTTGGACAACATTCTTCTTATTGGATTTATGGGTTCGGGAAAGAGCTCAGTGGGTAGGCAGCTTGCTATCTCACAAGGGAAGCGTTTTATAGACATTGACAAGGAAATCGTCGACGCTTGCGGGTTGGCTCTTTGTACCCTTTTCTACCGCGAGGGTGAAGAGGGGTTTCGGAACTGGGAGTCCTGTACATTGCGTCGCCTATCCGGCCAGCAGGGAATGATTCTTTCCACTGGAGGCGGGATCGTGCTTCGAGAGGAGAACCGTGTTTTGCTACGGAAGATGGGGATAGTAGTTTGGCTAGATGCTACTGCGGGTACACTTTTTGAGCGTGCCATGCGCTCCAAGGAGCGTCCCTTGCTTCAGGGTGAGGAGAATCCATGGAAGAAATTCACCTCCCTCTTGGACTTACGGAGGGGGTTGTACCGTGGACTCTCGGATCTCTACATCGACTCCTCCCATCTGACCCACGAGGAGGTCACATCAAAGATTATGGAGGATGTTGCCACTTGGAAGCACAATAGCGCCCACCATGCTGCTCACTGA
- a CDS encoding threonylcarbamoyl-AMP synthase, whose translation MKTHVVSVETEGGYVEEAVYWLTEGEVVALPTETVYGLAADALNPVACARIFEAKERPLYNPLIVHLPTVSWLRSLCTFPRLAQRLVETFWPGPLTLVLPRTSTVPDIVTAGQSRVAVRMSAHPVFQKIAQRLERPLAAPSANRFGRISPTRAVHVLSELNGRIPLVVDGGPCLHGIESTIVSLQADRLFLHRNGPITREELEAFSPVEDSLGKMIIAPGSLKSHYAPKTPCQFWDGAPPPSGIRTGLLAWKSSGENFSVVVHLSRRYDLREAAAKLYVGLRELDEYGVELILFERLPMQGGLGAAIMERLTKATLAFGKRFFSNG comes from the coding sequence ATGAAAACCCATGTGGTCTCTGTAGAAACAGAAGGAGGATATGTAGAGGAGGCTGTCTATTGGCTTACAGAAGGAGAAGTAGTTGCCCTCCCTACAGAGACAGTATATGGTCTGGCAGCTGATGCCTTAAATCCGGTAGCTTGTGCTAGAATATTTGAAGCTAAGGAGCGCCCGCTTTATAATCCACTAATCGTTCACTTGCCGACAGTCAGTTGGTTAAGGTCCCTTTGTACATTCCCCCGGCTTGCGCAACGTTTGGTAGAGACTTTTTGGCCAGGTCCACTGACGTTGGTTTTGCCTCGCACCTCAACGGTGCCGGATATTGTGACCGCAGGGCAGAGCAGGGTGGCGGTACGGATGAGCGCACATCCCGTATTCCAGAAAATTGCCCAGAGGTTAGAGCGCCCTTTAGCTGCACCAAGCGCCAACCGTTTCGGGAGGATCAGTCCTACACGAGCTGTTCACGTTTTGTCTGAACTTAACGGTAGGATTCCGCTGGTAGTCGATGGTGGGCCCTGTTTACATGGTATCGAATCTACCATTGTCTCTCTTCAAGCAGATCGCCTATTTTTGCACCGGAATGGCCCAATAACAAGAGAAGAACTAGAAGCATTTTCTCCTGTGGAAGATTCCCTGGGGAAGATGATAATAGCACCAGGATCGCTTAAAAGCCATTACGCACCGAAAACTCCCTGTCAATTCTGGGACGGCGCTCCGCCACCTAGTGGGATACGAACAGGATTGCTTGCTTGGAAATCTTCTGGGGAGAACTTCTCGGTTGTCGTGCATTTAAGCCGCCGCTATGACCTTCGTGAGGCAGCGGCTAAACTTTATGTCGGCTTGCGAGAACTGGATGAATATGGAGTAGAACTTATTCTTTTCGAGCGCCTTCCTATGCAGGGAGGTTTAGGAGCAGCCATTATGGAAAGACTCACAAAGGCCACCTTGGCTTTCGGAAAGCGTTTTTTTTCCAATGGCTAA
- the murJ gene encoding murein biosynthesis integral membrane protein MurJ, whose protein sequence is MAKRYSGIRTAGIVAGAILFGRIIGLLRELTLASLFGAGRSMDAFLTAFRTPNLLRDLFAEGALSTTFITLFSRKVAKEGKKSAWLLASRVIMWVTTFMSTIVLLGIIGAQPIVGMLAPGFPEHKAQLTILLCRIMFPFILLVSLAALVMGMLNVSNVFGIPAIASSFFNLGFVGGGVFLSWLLDPSFGERSLVGLAIGVLIGGALQLIIQLPSLQRAGFSFYLVRTCQWHCDPDLRAILKLMAPATLAASAVQVNVMVNTIFASWLEDGTISWLTCAFRLMQFPLGVFGVAVATVTLPAVSRLAADRKITLLRETLARAMRLSVFLTLPSAVGLIFLATPIVSLVYQHGKFGPDDTLHTAIALQLYALGLVSYSCIKVLFPAFYALGCKWEPAFVSLLSIGLNLLLNWLLTFQFGLGYRGLALSTALSACFNFVALYCRMRPYIGGLESLQFISTVLRTLVSALAMAIACWGLTHLGSGWISSPHLWVRGVSLLTIVCAAALFYLGTCRVLRMEEICSVYTYLQATYL, encoded by the coding sequence ATGGCTAAACGATACTCCGGCATCCGGACGGCAGGCATCGTGGCTGGTGCAATCCTTTTCGGAAGGATCATTGGCTTACTAAGAGAGTTGACTTTAGCATCCCTTTTTGGAGCTGGACGCAGCATGGACGCCTTTCTTACAGCGTTCCGTACTCCTAATCTTTTACGAGATTTGTTTGCAGAAGGGGCGCTATCTACAACCTTTATAACTCTTTTTTCCAGAAAAGTGGCAAAGGAGGGCAAAAAATCTGCGTGGCTCCTGGCATCTCGCGTGATTATGTGGGTCACAACATTCATGAGCACAATCGTACTGCTTGGTATTATTGGAGCTCAACCTATCGTTGGAATGCTCGCTCCTGGATTCCCTGAGCACAAAGCACAACTAACCATTTTGCTGTGTCGGATTATGTTTCCGTTCATTTTGTTGGTTTCACTGGCCGCACTGGTGATGGGAATGCTCAACGTCAGTAACGTTTTTGGCATTCCTGCCATAGCATCAAGCTTTTTCAATCTGGGGTTCGTTGGCGGAGGGGTATTTCTTAGTTGGCTGCTAGATCCCTCTTTTGGGGAAAGGTCACTAGTTGGCCTGGCTATAGGAGTTCTAATAGGTGGAGCACTTCAACTTATCATACAGCTTCCCTCCTTACAGAGGGCTGGATTTTCCTTCTATCTAGTCCGCACTTGCCAATGGCATTGCGACCCAGATCTACGGGCTATTCTAAAACTGATGGCTCCAGCTACCCTTGCTGCTAGTGCAGTCCAGGTTAATGTAATGGTTAACACCATTTTCGCCTCTTGGCTGGAAGATGGAACTATCAGTTGGTTGACTTGCGCTTTCCGCCTAATGCAGTTTCCACTCGGTGTTTTTGGTGTAGCAGTGGCAACGGTTACCCTGCCGGCGGTATCTAGGCTGGCAGCCGATAGAAAAATAACCCTTCTACGGGAAACACTAGCTAGGGCAATGCGTTTGTCGGTCTTTCTCACTCTTCCTTCAGCAGTCGGGCTTATTTTTCTAGCCACCCCTATTGTTAGCTTGGTTTATCAACACGGAAAATTTGGCCCGGATGACACCTTACATACCGCAATAGCTCTACAATTGTACGCATTAGGTTTGGTCAGCTATTCTTGCATTAAAGTACTTTTCCCTGCCTTCTACGCCCTTGGTTGCAAGTGGGAGCCTGCATTTGTTAGTCTTCTGTCTATTGGGCTCAATTTGCTTCTCAATTGGTTGCTTACTTTCCAGTTCGGTCTTGGCTATCGTGGTCTCGCACTTTCCACAGCTCTGTCGGCTTGTTTTAATTTTGTGGCTCTCTATTGCAGAATGAGGCCTTATATTGGGGGCCTGGAAAGCCTGCAGTTCATCTCTACAGTTTTACGTACGCTCGTTTCTGCGCTGGCCATGGCGATAGCCTGTTGGGGGCTAACCCATCTGGGAAGTGGATGGATTTCCTCTCCTCATCTCTGGGTGCGCGGCGTGTCGCTACTAACTATTGTTTGCGCAGCTGCCTTGTTCTACCTGGGAACATGCCGGGTTTTAAGAATGGAAGAGATCTGCTCTGTATATACATACTTACAGGCAACTTACTTATGA